The following proteins are encoded in a genomic region of Devosia lucknowensis:
- a CDS encoding Crp/Fnr family transcriptional regulator: protein MKNKMQEFIRKLAGFSHLHADDIEAIHALDAELITIDRGVDIISEGDKPKFLNLVHAGLACRYKLLEDGRRQITAYLIPGDLCDLNVYVLDKMDHGIMALTQTLIMRIDRTDMDALLERPRIALGLLKSTLVDEAVLRQWIISAGRRRAIEAIAHLFCEVHARMAAVGHVQDGSFFLPITQQDLGDTIGLTPVHVNRSLQEMRSNDLIRMDHGALHIPDIARLHDIAGFEPLYLHLLEKSAAPGRAADLVGRP, encoded by the coding sequence GTGAAAAACAAGATGCAGGAATTCATCCGAAAACTTGCCGGTTTCAGCCACTTGCATGCTGATGATATCGAGGCGATCCACGCTCTTGACGCTGAATTGATTACTATCGATCGCGGCGTCGACATAATCAGCGAAGGCGATAAGCCGAAATTCCTGAATCTTGTGCACGCGGGTCTTGCCTGCCGCTACAAGCTGCTTGAGGATGGACGGCGCCAGATTACGGCCTATCTCATTCCTGGCGACCTCTGCGATCTCAACGTCTACGTGCTGGACAAGATGGATCACGGAATAATGGCGCTGACGCAGACACTGATCATGCGCATCGACCGCACCGACATGGACGCACTTTTGGAGCGGCCCCGCATCGCTCTGGGGCTTTTGAAGTCGACTTTGGTTGATGAAGCCGTGTTGCGGCAATGGATTATCAGTGCCGGACGCCGCCGAGCGATCGAGGCGATCGCCCATCTTTTCTGCGAAGTGCATGCGCGGATGGCAGCAGTCGGACACGTCCAGGACGGCTCATTCTTCTTGCCGATCACCCAACAGGATTTGGGTGACACGATCGGACTGACCCCCGTGCACGTCAACAGGTCATTACAGGAGATGCGCTCGAATGACTTGATCCGCATGGATCACGGAGCACTCCACATTCCCGATATCGCCCGCTTGCACGACATAGCGGGCTTCGAACCGCTCTATCTTCATCTGCTGGAAAAAAGCGCGGCTCCTGGCAGGGCCGCGGACTTGGTCGGCAGGCCATAA
- a CDS encoding TetR/AcrR family transcriptional regulator, translating to MPTTTPATLSPRKKPRQARSAATLDAIFEATIQVLLADGMRALTTTRVAERAGVSVGTMYQYFPHKQSLIYALNERYLEVLADKVEATCQTQAGRPVAEMLAALIETYWRAKTERAEVTRALYRSVVEMDNEALIEAFARRVDAATTAMLGSAPDATFGDVQMVNLALVTVIFGTIRNAFERNLSQAAIDALQVELLAMCRAYVALARR from the coding sequence ATGCCGACGACCACGCCCGCCACCCTAAGTCCCCGGAAAAAGCCGCGTCAGGCGCGATCGGCGGCGACGCTGGACGCGATTTTCGAGGCGACCATTCAGGTTTTGCTGGCAGACGGAATGCGGGCGCTGACCACTACGCGGGTGGCGGAACGGGCCGGCGTTTCGGTGGGTACGATGTACCAGTATTTTCCGCACAAGCAGTCGCTGATCTATGCGCTGAACGAGCGCTATCTCGAGGTGCTGGCGGACAAGGTCGAGGCGACCTGCCAGACGCAGGCCGGGCGGCCGGTTGCCGAGATGCTGGCCGCGCTGATCGAGACCTATTGGCGGGCCAAGACCGAGCGGGCCGAGGTGACCCGAGCGCTGTATCGGTCAGTGGTGGAGATGGACAACGAAGCGCTGATTGAGGCCTTCGCCCGGCGGGTGGATGCCGCGACGACAGCCATGCTTGGGAGTGCGCCCGATGCGACGTTCGGCGACGTGCAGATGGTCAATCTGGCGCTGGTCACTGTGATATTTGGCACCATCCGCAACGCTTTCGAGCGCAACCTGTCGCAGGCGGCGATCGATGCGTTGCAGGTGGAGCTGCTCGCCATGTGCCGGGCCTATGTCGCGCTGGCGCGACGCTAG
- a CDS encoding peptidoglycan D,D-transpeptidase FtsI family protein, with product MQNLLPASDRETTGSASVETPIVLKGARTGNLEVSGKRLKIATWVILACFAVISGRLVELGTADEQPRFDGRVLNATLASRPVINDRNGVPMALDIRVPSLFAEPRHIIDVNEAAAAITSVLPELEETWLRSRLDGDAGFAWIARELSPVQQSELMRKGIPGLDFLSETRRVYPAFRQASHVLGAVNVDNAGIAGIEAHIDELYSLDVLHSTGLGRDAALEPVTLSVDMRIQNVLHRELEDALSRYQAIAAAGTVIDVHTGEVVGLVSLPDFDPNRPGTMLEEGRFNRITAGKFEPASIFKPITIAGAIDAGVVTISDQVDARTPVRFGRHSISDYYGKHRYLSVAEVLTFSSNIGTVRIAEKIGPTEFRAFLGRMGFDSLPAIELPEKTVSIVPAKLSEVASATVSFGHGLSVTPLQMLTGTAALVNGGYLVRPTLLKQEAGADLVRQQVISEATSMKMRYLLRLNALQGSARRANALADGYRMGGKTGTAEKVVAGRYSSEKVTTFFSSVFPLDAPRYAMVVMVDEPQPERPGTGRTAAYNAGDISGRIIHRIAPMLGVLPTEWENIPAHALQG from the coding sequence CACGGGTTCGGCAAGCGTCGAAACGCCGATCGTCCTCAAAGGTGCCCGGACCGGCAATCTCGAAGTCTCCGGCAAGCGGTTGAAGATCGCCACCTGGGTCATCCTGGCTTGCTTCGCCGTCATCAGCGGCCGCCTCGTGGAGCTGGGCACGGCGGATGAACAGCCCCGTTTCGACGGGCGGGTCCTCAACGCCACGCTCGCCTCCCGCCCCGTCATCAATGACAGGAACGGCGTGCCGATGGCTCTCGACATCCGGGTGCCGTCGCTCTTCGCCGAGCCGCGGCACATCATCGATGTCAACGAGGCGGCAGCGGCGATCACGTCGGTCTTGCCCGAGCTGGAGGAAACCTGGCTGCGGAGCCGGCTCGACGGCGACGCTGGCTTCGCCTGGATCGCGAGGGAATTGTCTCCGGTCCAGCAGTCCGAGCTGATGAGGAAGGGTATCCCCGGCCTCGATTTCCTGTCCGAGACGCGACGCGTCTATCCCGCTTTCCGGCAGGCATCCCATGTCTTGGGAGCCGTGAACGTGGACAATGCAGGCATAGCGGGAATCGAGGCCCATATCGACGAGCTCTATAGCCTTGACGTCCTTCATTCCACCGGTCTTGGACGAGACGCCGCCCTGGAGCCAGTCACGCTATCGGTCGACATGCGCATCCAGAACGTGCTGCATAGGGAACTGGAAGACGCGCTTTCCCGCTACCAGGCGATCGCCGCGGCTGGGACCGTCATCGATGTCCACACCGGCGAAGTCGTCGGCCTGGTGTCGTTGCCCGATTTCGATCCCAACCGACCGGGGACGATGCTCGAGGAAGGGCGTTTTAATCGCATAACGGCAGGAAAGTTCGAACCTGCCTCCATCTTCAAGCCCATAACCATAGCCGGCGCTATCGACGCTGGCGTCGTGACCATCTCCGATCAGGTGGACGCCCGCACACCTGTACGGTTCGGTCGTCATTCCATCTCCGACTATTACGGCAAGCACCGTTACCTCTCAGTGGCGGAGGTGCTCACCTTTTCCTCCAACATCGGCACCGTTCGCATCGCGGAGAAGATCGGGCCGACGGAGTTCCGCGCCTTCCTGGGCCGCATGGGCTTCGACTCCTTGCCTGCGATCGAACTTCCGGAAAAGACCGTCTCGATCGTGCCTGCAAAGCTATCAGAGGTCGCATCGGCGACGGTGTCCTTCGGCCACGGGCTCAGCGTCACGCCCTTGCAGATGCTGACCGGAACGGCGGCCCTTGTGAATGGGGGCTACCTCGTTCGTCCCACGCTCCTCAAGCAAGAGGCGGGCGCCGACTTGGTCAGACAGCAGGTGATCAGCGAGGCCACCAGCATGAAGATGCGGTACCTGCTGCGCCTAAACGCCCTGCAGGGCTCCGCCCGCCGGGCCAACGCCTTGGCCGATGGTTATCGCATGGGCGGCAAGACCGGAACCGCCGAGAAAGTCGTCGCCGGTCGGTATTCCAGCGAGAAGGTAACCACCTTCTTTTCTTCCGTCTTTCCGCTGGACGCCCCTCGATACGCGATGGTCGTCATGGTCGACGAACCCCAACCGGAAAGGCCGGGCACCGGGCGCACCGCCGCCTACAACGCCGGTGACATCTCCGGACGGATAATCCACCGCATCGCACCCATGCTCGGCGTCCTCCCCACCGAGTGGGAGAACATCCCGGCGCATGCACTTCAGGGCTGA
- a CDS encoding SDR family NAD(P)-dependent oxidoreductase, which produces MDNKRIALVTGANKGIGLEIARQLTEAGVTVIIGSRDAGRGEEAVTNLAAHGLAATCLQLDVTDETSIAAAAAAISAEHGRLDILVNNAGIFDFADAAPSSASIAAVRKVLETNFIGALAVTQAMLPLLRKSPAGRIVNVSSSLGSLSVNSDPSSPYFAQRYIGYNASKAALNMLTIQLTEELRDAGIVVNSVSPGFVKTDLTGYGVMTPEEGAMLPVQHALGGTDNGRFIEPGGYTPW; this is translated from the coding sequence ATGGACAACAAGCGCATTGCCCTCGTCACCGGTGCCAACAAAGGGATTGGGCTGGAGATCGCCCGCCAGCTCACCGAGGCTGGCGTCACCGTCATCATCGGCTCGCGCGATGCCGGACGCGGCGAGGAAGCGGTCACCAATCTCGCGGCGCATGGCCTCGCGGCGACCTGCCTGCAGCTCGACGTGACCGACGAAACCAGCATCGCGGCCGCCGCTGCGGCCATTTCGGCGGAGCACGGTCGGCTCGACATCCTCGTCAACAATGCCGGCATCTTCGACTTCGCCGACGCCGCCCCCAGCAGCGCATCCATCGCGGCCGTCCGCAAGGTGCTGGAGACCAACTTCATCGGCGCCCTCGCCGTCACCCAGGCCATGCTGCCGCTGCTGCGCAAATCGCCGGCCGGGAGGATCGTCAACGTCTCGAGCTCGCTCGGCTCGCTCAGCGTCAACTCCGACCCGTCTTCGCCCTACTTCGCGCAACGCTATATCGGCTACAACGCCTCGAAGGCCGCGCTCAACATGCTGACCATCCAGCTCACCGAGGAATTGCGCGACGCCGGCATCGTCGTCAATTCGGTGAGCCCCGGCTTCGTCAAGACCGACCTCACCGGCTATGGAGTCATGACGCCCGAAGAGGGAGCTATGCTGCCGGTTCAGCATGCGCTGGGCGGAACCGACAATGGCCGGTTCATCGAGCCCGGCGGCTATACGCCCTGGTAG
- a CDS encoding class I SAM-dependent methyltransferase, which translates to MKNTFAGHGRGYLEGPPRQVPGFASLHRMVEMLLAERVPEDGRALILGAGGGMELKALADAQPGWTFDGVDPSANMLELAAETVRPHTDRVRLHHGGIEAAPRGPFDGATCLLVFHFIEITERARILAGLRQRLRPGAPLVLMHISFPQAEPERSQWIARHAAYGAPPGTDPAHLAAAREAIGMRLTILSPDEEEAMLAEAGFERTSLFFAGLSFRGWVCYRG; encoded by the coding sequence ATGAAGAACACATTCGCCGGACATGGCCGAGGCTATCTCGAGGGGCCGCCTCGCCAGGTTCCGGGCTTCGCGAGCCTGCATCGCATGGTCGAGATGCTGCTCGCAGAACGAGTGCCGGAAGACGGACGCGCGCTGATTCTGGGCGCGGGCGGCGGCATGGAACTGAAGGCACTTGCGGATGCGCAACCCGGCTGGACATTCGACGGGGTCGATCCCTCGGCGAACATGCTTGAACTGGCGGCTGAGACAGTCCGGCCGCATACCGATCGGGTTCGGCTCCATCACGGCGGCATCGAAGCCGCCCCAAGAGGGCCGTTCGATGGCGCGACCTGCCTTCTGGTTTTTCACTTCATTGAGATCACGGAGCGGGCGCGAATACTTGCTGGGCTTCGGCAACGCTTGCGACCCGGGGCGCCCCTGGTGCTGATGCATATCAGCTTTCCGCAGGCCGAGCCTGAGCGGTCGCAATGGATCGCCCGACACGCGGCCTATGGCGCACCGCCCGGCACAGATCCTGCCCATCTTGCCGCGGCCCGAGAGGCGATCGGCATGAGGTTGACCATCCTGTCGCCAGACGAGGAGGAAGCGATGTTGGCCGAGGCCGGGTTCGAGCGGACCAGTCTGTTCTTTGCAGGTCTGAGCTTCAGGGGATGGGTTTGCTATAGAGGTTGA
- a CDS encoding Rrf2 family transcriptional regulator: MNKDTRLSGVLHVLLHLGQVSVPLTSEVLANTMGTNPPVFRRTMAGLREAGYVTSEKGHGGGWMLARPLSEITLHDVYVALDRPGLFAIASRNEETECKVERAVNHALSDTMAKAEALFLETFRGITLDQLMPESAQGLGIHCKPVSAA; this comes from the coding sequence ATGAACAAGGACACGCGCCTGTCGGGGGTTCTGCATGTGCTGCTGCATCTTGGCCAGGTCTCGGTTCCGCTGACCTCCGAGGTGCTCGCCAACACCATGGGCACCAATCCGCCGGTGTTCCGCCGCACCATGGCGGGCCTCCGTGAGGCGGGCTATGTCACCTCCGAAAAGGGCCATGGCGGCGGCTGGATGCTGGCTCGCCCCCTCAGCGAGATCACCCTTCACGACGTCTATGTCGCGCTGGACCGCCCAGGCCTCTTCGCCATCGCCAGCCGCAACGAGGAGACCGAGTGCAAGGTGGAACGCGCCGTCAACCACGCCTTGTCCGACACCATGGCCAAGGCCGAGGCGCTGTTCCTCGAGACCTTCCGCGGGATCACCCTGGACCAGCTCATGCCCGAAAGCGCACAGGGCCTCGGCATCCACTGCAAGCCGGTGTCCGCGGCCTAG
- a CDS encoding DUF6894 family protein: protein MPKFYFDIRINGNALHDDIGLEVNALSDARAQAIEALGEVVKDHHKRSWDASSITVGVRDESGTTLILAQAVLTVHESSAGTE, encoded by the coding sequence ATGCCAAAGTTTTATTTCGACATTCGCATCAACGGCAATGCGCTGCATGACGACATCGGCCTCGAGGTCAATGCGCTGTCCGATGCGCGCGCCCAAGCGATCGAAGCTTTGGGAGAAGTTGTTAAGGATCACCATAAGCGGAGCTGGGATGCTTCGAGCATCACTGTCGGCGTGCGGGATGAGAGCGGGACGACGCTTATTCTGGCGCAGGCGGTGCTGACGGTGCATGAGTCCAGCGCAGGGACCGAATAG
- a CDS encoding L,D-transpeptidase, which produces MITLNRRALLAGSAALLASSLAGCATTASSARSQGSTPVRRPVPPEVASMYAAVLDDEYPIRASDMSLVPEQFWRQEVPNTTGEPAGSVVVDTTDRFLYHVRDNGMATRYGVGIGAAGFSWSGRAHIAYKRSWPRWTPPSDMIKRHPELEIYRYGMEPGPENPMGPRALYIHQGNKDTLYRIHGNEDEKTIGQAISSGCVRLLPQDIIHLYDNVRSGSPLLVV; this is translated from the coding sequence ATGATCACCTTGAACCGCCGCGCGCTCCTCGCTGGCTCCGCAGCACTTCTCGCCTCCTCCTTGGCAGGATGTGCCACCACCGCCAGTTCGGCACGGTCGCAAGGCAGCACGCCGGTCCGCCGTCCGGTGCCTCCCGAGGTGGCGTCGATGTACGCGGCGGTGCTGGACGACGAATACCCGATCCGCGCGTCAGACATGTCACTGGTGCCCGAGCAATTCTGGCGTCAGGAAGTCCCGAACACCACCGGAGAACCAGCGGGATCCGTCGTCGTCGATACGACCGACCGGTTCCTGTACCACGTGCGGGACAACGGAATGGCGACCCGCTACGGCGTCGGCATCGGCGCAGCCGGCTTCTCCTGGTCGGGCCGTGCCCACATCGCCTACAAGCGGTCCTGGCCGCGGTGGACGCCGCCTTCCGACATGATCAAGCGTCATCCGGAGCTGGAGATCTACCGATACGGTATGGAGCCGGGTCCGGAGAACCCGATGGGTCCGCGTGCTCTCTACATCCACCAAGGCAACAAGGACACGCTCTACCGCATCCACGGCAACGAGGACGAGAAGACGATCGGCCAGGCGATCTCCAGCGGGTGCGTGCGATTGCTGCCCCAGGACATCATCCATCTCTACGACAACGTTCGCAGCGGATCGCCGCTTCTAGTCGTCTGA
- a CDS encoding transglycosylase domain-containing protein: MQIELPHEDRLRPNPTRPSPRKRRTRRRRTRWLRLRDVMNAALVLSVTGSMAIMSIVGQQVRQMPASSEWTVPDRAPNIRVLARDGSLISNRGKTGGEEVGFTDLPWYVPAAFIAAEDRRFREHFGVDLVGLASVLLDSAKAGGITRGASTITQQVAKNLFLTSDPTLSRKIQEAVLALWLEREFTKDQILELYLNRIYFGSGATGIEAAAQVYFAKSARNLSLGQAAMLAGILPAPSTYNPKADPELARKRQRLTLDAMVRDGAITPAEADQARGADGDVVASRGSTGHYVADWVEALMTSYIGELEGDVVVYTTIDRDLQSFAERTVRDYVRREGGNGKFNQGALVSMDASGELIAMVGGVDYARSQFNRAVTARRQPGSTFKPIVYAAAMEKGYSPDTVAEDARFDFNGWSPKNDSDRYHGMVSLRDALAYSFNTVAARLAIDVTPQAVIEMAARLGISSNMPPVPSIGLGTAEISLLELTGAFVPFANKGYGVVPSVIERIETKGGRVLYRKDDAGPGRVLSPLTVSQMNDMLVAAVRNGTGHRAGLANWEVGGKTGTSQNSRDASFVGYTANIVTGVWLGRDDDKSAGIYGGTLPVAIWTEFMERAHAEMTPVELPGYRLLQENYVVQYAMDPNTGATLLDADTGEPVIQILERTPIDAIS; encoded by the coding sequence ATGCAGATCGAACTCCCGCACGAGGACCGGCTACGTCCAAACCCCACCCGCCCGTCACCCCGCAAGCGCAGGACGCGCCGGCGCCGGACGAGATGGCTGCGGCTGCGCGACGTCATGAATGCCGCGCTCGTTCTTTCGGTAACGGGTTCGATGGCGATCATGTCCATCGTGGGACAGCAGGTACGGCAGATGCCTGCCTCCAGCGAATGGACGGTCCCGGACCGCGCGCCCAATATCCGTGTGCTTGCCCGTGACGGTTCCTTGATCTCGAACCGGGGCAAGACCGGGGGGGAGGAAGTCGGCTTCACGGACCTTCCCTGGTACGTACCGGCGGCCTTCATCGCCGCCGAGGACCGACGCTTCCGGGAGCATTTCGGCGTGGATCTGGTCGGCTTGGCATCTGTTCTCCTGGACAGCGCGAAAGCCGGCGGCATCACCCGTGGCGCCTCGACGATCACGCAGCAGGTGGCGAAGAACCTGTTTCTCACCTCGGATCCGACCCTGTCCCGAAAGATCCAGGAGGCAGTGCTTGCGCTATGGCTCGAGCGCGAATTCACCAAGGACCAGATCCTCGAGCTCTACCTTAACCGGATCTACTTCGGCAGCGGAGCCACCGGCATCGAGGCGGCGGCCCAGGTGTACTTCGCCAAGTCTGCACGCAACCTCAGCCTCGGTCAGGCGGCGATGCTTGCCGGCATCTTGCCGGCGCCCTCCACCTACAACCCCAAGGCCGACCCAGAACTCGCGAGAAAGAGGCAGCGACTGACGCTCGACGCCATGGTTCGCGATGGCGCCATCACGCCTGCGGAGGCAGACCAGGCTCGGGGCGCCGATGGCGATGTCGTGGCCTCGCGCGGCAGCACCGGACATTATGTGGCCGATTGGGTCGAGGCCCTGATGACGAGCTACATCGGAGAGCTGGAGGGTGACGTCGTCGTCTATACGACCATCGACCGCGACCTTCAGTCGTTCGCCGAGCGGACCGTACGGGACTACGTCCGGCGCGAGGGCGGCAACGGCAAGTTCAACCAGGGCGCCCTCGTCTCGATGGATGCTTCCGGGGAGTTGATCGCCATGGTGGGCGGCGTCGACTATGCACGCAGCCAGTTCAACCGGGCTGTCACGGCTCGACGCCAGCCGGGATCCACGTTCAAGCCGATCGTCTACGCGGCGGCCATGGAGAAGGGATACTCCCCGGACACCGTCGCCGAGGACGCCCGATTTGACTTCAACGGCTGGAGCCCCAAGAACGACAGTGACCGATATCATGGCATGGTCAGCCTGCGGGACGCGCTAGCATACTCGTTCAATACGGTCGCGGCCCGCCTCGCCATAGACGTGACGCCGCAAGCCGTGATCGAGATGGCGGCACGACTGGGTATCAGCTCGAACATGCCGCCGGTGCCGTCGATAGGACTCGGCACGGCGGAAATCTCGTTGCTGGAGCTTACGGGAGCATTCGTCCCGTTCGCGAACAAGGGCTACGGCGTCGTGCCCAGTGTCATCGAGCGCATCGAGACAAAGGGCGGGCGCGTGCTCTACCGGAAAGACGACGCCGGTCCCGGGCGGGTGCTATCGCCGCTGACGGTATCCCAGATGAACGACATGCTGGTGGCAGCAGTACGGAACGGAACCGGGCATCGCGCCGGTTTGGCGAACTGGGAAGTTGGAGGCAAGACCGGCACGAGCCAGAACTCCAGGGACGCCAGCTTCGTCGGCTACACGGCCAACATCGTGACCGGCGTCTGGCTGGGTCGGGACGACGACAAATCCGCAGGCATCTACGGCGGAACGCTCCCGGTCGCCATTTGGACCGAGTTCATGGAACGTGCGCATGCCGAGATGACGCCGGTGGAATTGCCGGGTTACCGGCTTCTGCAGGAAAACTATGTCGTGCAGTACGCGATGGATCCGAACACGGGAGCAACCTTGCTGGATGCAGACACGGGGGAACCCGTCATTCAAATACTGGAGCGCACACCCATAGACGCGATTTCTTGA
- a CDS encoding MFS transporter, whose translation MSPLNLPDQGRAPAEPIIDDPKRRGAILLAVCIALMAVIAAVSGLNVAQPQMALALDGSQGDVLWIINIYAITLAALLLPLGAVGDRWGRKPVLLIGLLLFGVANVASGLAFSVPVMLGARLLAGVGGAMIMPVTLSVITSAFPAEERSKAIGIWTGVAGGGGILGMFLSALLVDVLDWRWLFVLPVILMIAAALLSLRAIPNSREHSAHRFDLGGAVLAAVAVVGLILFLHEGPVEGWTAPITLVGLVAGVAASIGFALWELRHPAPLLDIRLFAKRSLTSGSVTLLVWFGVQAGVFVVLFPFFQAVLGWSGLLATLGLMPMAILMMVSSALAAKVAKAIGQRLTMALGMVLGGSGLALMSMLVSVDAGYVGVLPGMIAMGLGMGLSMAPSTEAITSSLPRDRQGVASALNDVTREFGTSLGVALLGAMFTSGYGSAIARRLVGVPADVAAEVSKGIAGALDLANDEASAGVLLSAREAFVEAWQQAMWAGVVVMALLLVFVLLRGPRHQEAMA comes from the coding sequence ATGTCACCCCTCAATCTCCCGGATCAGGGCAGAGCGCCCGCCGAACCCATCATCGATGATCCCAAGCGGCGCGGCGCGATCCTCCTGGCCGTCTGCATTGCACTGATGGCGGTGATCGCCGCCGTGTCCGGCCTCAATGTTGCGCAGCCGCAAATGGCGCTCGCGCTCGATGGCTCGCAGGGCGATGTGCTGTGGATCATCAACATCTACGCCATCACGCTGGCCGCGCTGCTGCTGCCGCTTGGGGCGGTGGGCGACCGCTGGGGGCGAAAGCCGGTGCTGCTGATCGGGTTGCTGCTGTTCGGCGTTGCCAATGTGGCATCGGGGCTGGCCTTCTCGGTGCCGGTGATGCTCGGTGCGCGGCTCTTGGCCGGGGTCGGCGGGGCGATGATCATGCCGGTGACGCTGTCAGTTATCACTTCGGCCTTTCCGGCGGAGGAACGGTCCAAGGCCATCGGCATCTGGACCGGCGTTGCCGGCGGCGGCGGGATTCTCGGCATGTTCCTCTCGGCGCTGCTGGTCGACGTGCTCGACTGGCGTTGGCTGTTCGTGCTGCCGGTTATACTCATGATTGCTGCCGCTCTGCTGTCGCTGCGGGCCATCCCCAACTCGCGCGAGCATTCGGCGCATAGGTTCGATCTGGGTGGCGCGGTCCTGGCGGCGGTGGCGGTCGTCGGGCTGATCCTGTTCCTGCATGAGGGACCGGTGGAGGGCTGGACGGCGCCGATCACGCTGGTCGGTCTGGTCGCTGGGGTGGCAGCAAGCATCGGCTTTGCCCTGTGGGAGCTGCGGCACCCGGCGCCCCTGCTGGATATCCGCCTCTTCGCCAAACGCAGCCTCACCAGCGGGTCGGTGACGCTGCTGGTCTGGTTCGGTGTGCAGGCCGGTGTGTTCGTGGTGCTGTTCCCCTTCTTCCAGGCCGTGCTCGGCTGGTCGGGCCTCTTGGCTACGCTGGGGCTGATGCCCATGGCGATCCTGATGATGGTGTCGTCGGCGCTAGCCGCGAAGGTGGCCAAGGCCATCGGGCAGCGGCTTACAATGGCGCTGGGCATGGTTCTCGGCGGCAGCGGGCTGGCACTGATGTCGATGCTGGTGTCGGTCGATGCCGGCTATGTGGGCGTGCTGCCGGGAATGATCGCGATGGGGCTCGGCATGGGGCTCTCCATGGCCCCATCCACCGAGGCGATCACGTCGTCGCTCCCGCGTGACAGGCAGGGCGTCGCCTCGGCGCTCAACGATGTGACGCGCGAGTTCGGCACCTCGCTGGGGGTAGCGTTGCTGGGGGCTATGTTCACCTCAGGCTATGGCAGTGCCATTGCCAGGCGGTTGGTGGGCGTGCCCGCCGACGTCGCGGCGGAGGTCAGCAAGGGCATTGCCGGGGCACTCGATCTGGCGAACGATGAGGCCTCGGCTGGGGTGCTACTCTCGGCGCGGGAAGCGTTCGTCGAGGCGTGGCAGCAGGCCATGTGGGCAGGCGTCGTGGTCATGGCGCTGCTGCTGGTCTTCGTGCTGTTGCGTGGCCCGCGGCATCAGGAAGCGATGGCCTGA